In Flavobacteriales bacterium, one genomic interval encodes:
- a CDS encoding PglZ domain-containing protein gives MTANILWADDEIDLLRPHVLFLQQKGYVVDTVNSGLDAIEKVKAKEYDIIFLDENMPGISGLETLGRIKVIHPHVPIVMITKSEEEHIMEEAIGGKISDYLIKPVNPNQILLSLKKNLEGRRLVSEKTSSSYQQQFRQLSMRLGDRLGTEEWITLYDELVRWELELSGNQDQGMTDILRSQWAEANEQFSRFVIDHYVDWVNGKGDDVPLQSHQLLKAKIAPHIDEKGSPLFMVLIDNLRLDQWRVLEPILGQFYRIEEQGMFYSILPTATQYARNALFAGMMPSDIEKRHPGKWISEDQEGSKNAHEDEFVGAHLQRLGKKVKYSYHKILNLNAGRKLADSLDNLMENPFNVIVYNFVDMLSHARTEMEVIRELAEDDAAYRSLTKSWFEHSPLFDILKGIAERGGRVVITTDHGTIRVNEPSKVVGDRNTNSNLRYKHGRNLTFEKRDVLEIKDPASVFLPKANMSTSYIFAKGDRFFVYPNNYNHFVSYFRHTFQHGGISLEEMLIPWAVLKPR, from the coding sequence ATGACCGCTAACATTCTTTGGGCTGATGACGAGATCGATCTATTGCGCCCACACGTTCTCTTCCTGCAACAAAAAGGCTATGTCGTGGATACCGTTAATAGCGGGTTGGATGCTATTGAAAAAGTGAAGGCCAAAGAGTATGATATCATCTTTTTGGATGAGAACATGCCTGGCATCAGCGGTCTTGAAACGCTTGGTCGCATCAAAGTGATCCATCCTCACGTGCCGATCGTAATGATCACCAAAAGTGAGGAGGAGCACATCATGGAAGAAGCGATCGGTGGTAAGATCAGTGATTACTTGATCAAGCCGGTGAACCCGAACCAGATCCTGCTTTCATTGAAAAAGAATTTGGAAGGGCGCAGGCTCGTGAGCGAGAAGACCAGCAGCAGCTACCAACAGCAATTCCGGCAGTTGAGCATGCGCCTCGGCGACAGGCTCGGTACCGAAGAATGGATAACACTTTACGATGAATTGGTGCGCTGGGAGTTGGAGCTGAGTGGTAATCAGGACCAAGGAATGACCGATATTCTACGTTCCCAATGGGCCGAGGCCAACGAGCAGTTCAGCCGGTTCGTGATCGATCATTATGTGGATTGGGTGAATGGTAAAGGTGATGATGTTCCATTGCAATCACACCAACTTCTCAAGGCCAAGATCGCACCGCACATTGATGAGAAGGGAAGTCCATTGTTCATGGTACTGATCGATAACCTGCGGTTGGATCAATGGCGTGTGCTGGAGCCGATATTAGGCCAATTCTATCGCATCGAGGAACAAGGAATGTTCTATAGCATTCTTCCGACGGCAACGCAGTATGCACGAAACGCCTTGTTCGCTGGTATGATGCCGAGTGATATTGAAAAGCGCCATCCCGGTAAATGGATCAGTGAGGACCAGGAAGGCAGCAAGAACGCGCATGAGGATGAATTCGTTGGTGCGCATTTGCAACGCTTGGGTAAGAAGGTGAAATACAGTTATCACAAGATCCTGAACTTGAATGCCGGCCGAAAACTCGCGGACAGTTTGGACAATTTGATGGAGAATCCCTTCAATGTCATCGTCTACAATTTCGTGGATATGCTAAGTCATGCGCGTACTGAAATGGAGGTGATCCGTGAGCTTGCCGAAGATGATGCGGCCTACCGCAGTCTTACGAAAAGTTGGTTCGAACACTCGCCGCTCTTCGATATTCTAAAAGGAATTGCAGAACGTGGGGGGCGTGTGGTGATCACCACGGATCATGGCACCATTCGCGTGAATGAACCGAGCAAAGTGGTGGGCGATCGCAACACGAATAGCAACTTGCGCTATAAGCATGGTCGCAACCTCACGTTTGAAAAACGCGATGTTCTGGAGATCAAGGACCCAGCTTCTGTTTTCCTTCCGAAAGCCAATATGAGCACGAGCTATATTTTTGCTAAAGGCGATCGGTTCTTCGTGTACCCGAACAACTACAATCATTTCGTGTCCTACTTCAGGCATACGTTCCAGCATGGTGGCATTTCCTTGGAAGAGATGCTGATCCCGTGGGCGGTACTTAAGCCGAGGTAA
- a CDS encoding 3-phosphoshikimate 1-carboxyvinyltransferase, with product MHTSITIKRPSGSLKTTINLPRSKSVSNRALIMASLIGDLDLVQNLSEGDDTRVLHQLLRDRPHTMDCGAGGTTLRFLLAWASVQEGEEHVITGISRLLERPHEDLVNALITLGADIQELPNGFKIKGKKLKGGKVHFDSPISSQYLSALVLIAPMMEEGLDMRWTGTRLSEPFVSMTLKMLAHFGVFPRLEMDGVRVFPGAYKKVTYNVPPDWSSAAFWFEQVAMDRGADVFLTGLDDETLQGDREAMRLWAPWVNAEFETDGLRLTHREVPDEWPDQAVQMKHVPDLFQPLAFTLAARGCNATLTGLDNLVVKETDRLKEVASVLHALGCTAVHSDGTFSLSGSIKNKHPLPFDPNIDHRMALSIAPLALVLPQVTIHDPEVVNKSYPSFWEDLRQAGYRIS from the coding sequence ATGCATACTTCCATTACCATCAAGCGACCATCAGGATCGCTGAAGACAACGATCAACCTGCCACGTTCCAAGAGTGTGAGCAATAGGGCGTTGATCATGGCTTCGCTGATCGGAGACCTGGACCTCGTACAGAATTTGAGCGAGGGTGATGATACCCGCGTTCTGCATCAATTGTTGCGCGATAGACCACATACAATGGATTGCGGCGCCGGTGGTACCACATTGCGATTTTTGCTTGCATGGGCCAGCGTGCAGGAAGGTGAAGAGCACGTTATCACAGGCATTTCACGCCTGTTGGAACGTCCACATGAGGATCTCGTGAATGCATTGATCACCTTGGGAGCTGACATTCAAGAACTACCCAATGGATTCAAGATAAAGGGCAAGAAACTGAAGGGCGGGAAAGTACATTTCGATTCGCCGATCAGCAGCCAATACCTGAGTGCGCTGGTATTGATCGCACCGATGATGGAAGAAGGGCTGGATATGCGTTGGACCGGAACACGATTGAGCGAACCGTTCGTAAGTATGACGTTGAAAATGCTTGCCCACTTCGGGGTTTTTCCACGGTTGGAAATGGATGGTGTACGCGTGTTTCCCGGTGCATACAAGAAGGTGACCTACAATGTGCCGCCCGATTGGAGCAGCGCTGCCTTTTGGTTCGAACAGGTCGCAATGGATCGCGGCGCTGATGTGTTCCTGACAGGGCTTGACGATGAAACGCTCCAAGGCGATCGTGAAGCCATGCGTTTGTGGGCACCATGGGTGAATGCGGAATTCGAAACGGATGGGTTGCGATTAACGCACCGCGAAGTACCCGATGAATGGCCCGACCAAGCCGTGCAGATGAAACACGTTCCGGATCTCTTCCAACCCTTGGCCTTTACGCTCGCTGCACGCGGATGCAATGCCACACTGACCGGATTGGATAACTTGGTCGTAAAGGAGACCGATCGCCTAAAAGAAGTGGCATCCGTTCTGCACGCATTGGGTTGCACTGCCGTCCATTCCGATGGCACCTTTTCACTTAGTGGGTCGATCAAGAACAAGCACCCGTTACCCTTCGATCCGAATATCGATCACCGCATGGCCTTGTCCATTGCGCCGTTGGCACTTGTTCTACCCCAAGTGACCATCCACGATCCCGAGGTGGTGAATAAATCCTACCCGAGTTTTTGGGAGGATCTGCGACAGGCAGGTTATCGTATTTCCTGA
- a CDS encoding T9SS type A sorting domain-containing protein codes for MRQLFTLSFATLVALSLNAQSLTSPESVEYDPAYNRYLVSNSGDGTIVARDQAGVITSFATGIPSGPYGLEILENTLYACAGGRVRGFDLATGAEVFNVNTGGTFLNGIATDGMFIYVTDFNGDKIFKVDVDAATSSTLVANTNGTPNGIVHDPDTDLLWVAFWGANAPVKAYELDGTPGQTFATTLSNIDGITRDCFGNLYLASWTPDAITRLEIASGTQTNMGWTVANPADIDFDAVNSLICIPNTSTSTVTLETVDDCITGVADLSAIGGLTISPNPTTNTIQIANTTNARTYRIMDSASRVVLSGKIPSNATIDVSGLSPGVYMLALDKTAQFSRFVRAQ; via the coding sequence ATGCGCCAACTCTTTACTCTGTCCTTTGCCACCCTCGTAGCGCTTTCTCTCAACGCCCAAAGCCTCACCAGCCCGGAAAGCGTTGAATATGATCCGGCATACAATCGTTACCTCGTTTCCAATTCCGGTGATGGTACGATCGTTGCGCGTGATCAAGCGGGTGTTATCACTTCTTTCGCTACTGGTATCCCTTCCGGACCGTACGGTCTGGAGATCCTTGAGAATACCCTTTATGCCTGTGCTGGTGGCCGTGTTCGCGGGTTCGATCTGGCTACGGGTGCTGAAGTGTTCAATGTGAATACAGGAGGTACATTCTTGAATGGCATCGCAACGGATGGTATGTTCATTTATGTCACGGATTTCAACGGGGACAAGATCTTTAAAGTAGATGTGGATGCGGCTACCTCTTCGACCTTAGTGGCCAATACCAATGGCACACCGAATGGCATTGTTCATGATCCGGATACCGATCTGCTTTGGGTCGCTTTCTGGGGGGCGAATGCACCGGTAAAAGCTTATGAATTGGACGGCACGCCGGGGCAAACGTTCGCTACGACATTGTCCAACATCGACGGGATCACGCGCGATTGTTTTGGTAACCTTTACCTCGCATCATGGACGCCGGATGCGATTACGCGCCTGGAGATCGCCAGTGGAACACAGACCAATATGGGTTGGACAGTAGCGAATCCTGCGGATATTGATTTTGATGCAGTGAATTCACTGATCTGTATCCCGAATACATCCACCAGTACCGTTACGCTCGAAACAGTTGATGACTGCATAACAGGAGTTGCTGATCTAAGCGCGATCGGAGGACTTACCATTTCGCCGAATCCAACTACGAACACGATCCAGATCGCCAATACGACCAATGCGCGCACCTATCGGATCATGGACTCAGCTTCACGCGTAGTTCTATCCGGAAAGATCCCATCCAACGCAACGATCGATGTGAGTGGACTAAGTCCAGGGGTTTACATGCTTGCCTTGGACAAAACTGCTCAGTTCAGCCGTTTCGTTCGCGCTCAGTAG
- the tsaE gene encoding tRNA (adenosine(37)-N6)-threonylcarbamoyltransferase complex ATPase subunit type 1 TsaE, whose protein sequence is MRRPVDVPDIARLILNSYKDHRVFALKGDLGAGKTTLIKGLCEILGVSEGTSSPSFSIVNEYRTEHGDRLYHFDLYRIRAAEELEGIGFVEYVDSGGYCFIEWPELALDLLPSDAVVIDISVSANGTRRLQIGPTP, encoded by the coding sequence CTGCGCAGACCCGTTGATGTCCCGGACATCGCCCGGTTGATCCTGAATAGTTATAAGGATCATCGTGTGTTCGCTTTGAAGGGTGATCTGGGTGCCGGAAAGACAACATTGATCAAAGGGCTGTGCGAAATTCTTGGCGTCAGCGAGGGTACGAGTAGTCCCAGTTTTTCGATCGTGAATGAGTACCGAACGGAACACGGCGACCGTCTCTACCACTTCGATCTGTATCGCATACGGGCAGCCGAAGAACTGGAAGGCATCGGATTCGTGGAATATGTGGACAGTGGTGGATACTGCTTCATCGAGTGGCCTGAGCTGGCGTTGGACCTGTTGCCGAGTGATGCCGTTGTTATTGATATCAGTGTATCTGCCAACGGCACGCGCAGATTACAAATAGGCCCAACACCGTGA
- a CDS encoding intradiol ring-cleavage dioxygenase, which yields MKPLIAFLILSLFQCSGKTEHETPSTTTTRQVGGPCDGCDLLYEGQPPLATLVPTLELASGSEPGDQLVIKGKVVQIDGKTPAENVILYIYHTDENGRYSPGKQQTLGLRHGHLRGWLKTGADGHFTFKTIRPAAYPESKFPAHIHIFVKETDKNAYYIDEVRFLDDPKLTTEERNKAEQRGGDLNIPLEMDSSGVWQGNL from the coding sequence ATGAAACCCCTCATCGCGTTCTTGATCCTATCGCTGTTCCAGTGCAGTGGTAAAACGGAACATGAAACCCCAAGCACAACCACCACACGACAGGTAGGCGGACCATGTGATGGGTGCGACCTTTTGTATGAAGGCCAGCCACCGCTAGCAACGCTCGTCCCCACACTTGAACTAGCGTCGGGATCCGAACCCGGTGATCAGCTGGTGATCAAGGGTAAGGTGGTCCAGATCGATGGGAAAACACCAGCTGAGAACGTCATACTTTATATCTATCACACGGATGAGAACGGGCGTTACAGCCCGGGAAAGCAACAGACCTTAGGCTTGCGCCATGGTCATTTACGCGGTTGGCTGAAGACCGGAGCTGATGGCCATTTCACGTTTAAGACCATCCGCCCTGCCGCATACCCGGAAAGCAAATTCCCTGCACACATCCACATCTTTGTGAAGGAGACGGATAAGAACGCATACTACATTGATGAAGTCCGATTCCTTGACGACCCAAAGCTCACTACAGAGGAAAGGAACAAAGCGGAACAGCGCGGTGGTGACCTCAATATTCCGCTGGAAATGGACAGTTCTGGTGTGTGGCAGGGCAACCTATAG
- a CDS encoding proline dehydrogenase family protein: MPKTLLSTDRLPDLGDTRTAFAHKSNSDLFKAYWLFRIIGTPWLTAAGASLTKLALALHLPIKGVIKATIFKQFCGGETVRESLFTAEKLAESGVGTILDYSVEGQDDEATLDETTEELLVGIRAANGQNKIPFAVFKVTGLARTELLEKVSSKDQLTLIETEEWKRVETRFARICKAGYDAGTPVLIDAEDSWTQQAIDDLTERQMALYNKQRAMIFNTLQLYRHDRLTFLKDSFQRAEQGGYHLGVKLVRGAYMEKERERAEEKGYPDPIQPDKAACDRDYDASLAFCVEHLDRMAVVAGTHNEKSTLYLAQLMQERDIALNDPRIWFSQLLGMSDNISFNMAAAGYNVVKYMPYGPVSKVLPYLIRRAIENTSARGQTGRELGLIIAERKRRGKI; this comes from the coding sequence ATGCCCAAAACCTTACTATCCACTGACCGATTACCTGACCTTGGAGATACCCGGACCGCCTTCGCTCATAAAAGCAATAGCGACCTTTTCAAGGCCTATTGGCTGTTCCGCATCATTGGTACGCCGTGGCTTACCGCTGCGGGAGCCAGTTTGACCAAGCTTGCCTTAGCGCTGCATTTACCGATAAAAGGGGTGATCAAGGCCACGATCTTCAAACAGTTCTGTGGTGGAGAAACAGTGCGTGAAAGCTTGTTCACGGCGGAGAAATTGGCCGAAAGTGGCGTTGGCACCATCTTGGATTACAGTGTGGAGGGGCAAGATGACGAAGCCACACTCGACGAGACCACGGAAGAGTTATTGGTCGGGATCCGTGCAGCGAACGGACAGAATAAGATACCGTTCGCGGTGTTCAAAGTAACCGGATTGGCACGTACCGAGCTGTTGGAAAAGGTCAGTTCCAAGGACCAGCTCACCTTGATCGAGACCGAGGAATGGAAACGTGTTGAAACTCGTTTTGCACGGATCTGCAAAGCTGGATATGATGCCGGCACTCCGGTACTTATTGATGCGGAGGATAGTTGGACCCAACAGGCAATTGATGACCTTACCGAAAGGCAGATGGCCTTGTACAACAAGCAGCGCGCAATGATCTTCAACACGCTTCAATTGTATCGCCATGATCGACTGACCTTTTTGAAGGACAGCTTTCAGCGTGCGGAACAGGGAGGCTATCACCTTGGCGTAAAGTTGGTGCGTGGTGCATACATGGAAAAAGAACGTGAACGTGCGGAGGAAAAGGGTTATCCCGATCCCATTCAACCGGACAAGGCAGCATGTGATCGTGATTACGATGCTTCGTTGGCATTCTGCGTGGAGCATTTGGACAGGATGGCCGTAGTGGCTGGAACGCACAACGAAAAGAGCACTTTGTACTTAGCGCAGCTGATGCAGGAGCGGGACATTGCATTGAACGACCCTCGCATCTGGTTCTCACAACTGTTGGGCATGTCGGATAACATCAGTTTCAACATGGCCGCAGCGGGATACAATGTGGTGAAGTATATGCCCTATGGCCCCGTGAGCAAGGTCCTACCCTATTTGATCAGAAGAGCGATCGAGAACACCAGTGCCCGTGGACAAACAGGTCGTGAACTAGGGTTGATCATTGCGGAACGGAAGCGGAGAGGGAAAATATAG
- a CDS encoding alanine dehydrogenase, which yields MSFSSQLTKQLVREMTMLPQEQALATGRKKKSLFIGIPKEISFQEHRVPLTPSAVAVLVGRGHEVLIERGAGGSSQFQDNDYSEAGAMVVESAEEVFKADMILKVAPPNHTEIEMLRHKQILISALQLTVQPKDTLRRMMEKRMTAVAWDYIKDREGIYPIIRAMGEIAGTTSIQVASEYLGAEKGGPGLLLGGISGVAPAEVVVVGAGTVGEFATRAALGLGASVKVFDRSIYRLRRLQNDLGSRVWTSVIQPNELGKALKNADVAIGAVRSEDGRTPMVVSEEMVKEMKSGSVIVDISIDRGGCFETSEVTTHTDPVYKRYGVLHYCVPNIASRVPRTASTALSNIFGPMLLHMGDVGGFEELIKRDLGLRHGVYLYNGHVTSAILGEAFKLPFKDLDILLAAF from the coding sequence ATGAGCTTTTCCAGCCAACTCACGAAACAATTGGTCCGCGAGATGACCATGCTCCCGCAAGAGCAAGCATTAGCAACGGGTCGTAAGAAGAAAAGCCTCTTCATAGGTATCCCGAAAGAGATATCCTTCCAAGAACACCGTGTTCCGTTAACTCCTTCTGCAGTGGCCGTATTGGTAGGGCGCGGTCATGAAGTGCTGATCGAGCGTGGTGCCGGAGGTTCTTCACAATTCCAGGACAACGACTATAGCGAAGCCGGTGCCATGGTGGTCGAAAGTGCGGAAGAGGTCTTCAAGGCGGATATGATCCTGAAGGTCGCTCCGCCCAACCATACGGAGATCGAAATGCTGCGCCATAAGCAGATCCTCATTTCGGCACTGCAGCTTACCGTTCAACCCAAGGATACCCTGCGCCGGATGATGGAAAAGCGCATGACCGCTGTTGCATGGGATTATATAAAAGATCGTGAAGGGATCTATCCGATCATTCGTGCGATGGGTGAGATCGCCGGAACTACAAGTATCCAAGTGGCAAGTGAATACCTCGGTGCAGAAAAGGGCGGACCAGGTCTTTTGCTTGGTGGTATCAGCGGTGTTGCCCCTGCGGAAGTGGTCGTGGTTGGAGCCGGTACCGTCGGTGAGTTCGCTACGCGAGCCGCCCTTGGCCTGGGTGCTAGTGTCAAGGTGTTCGACCGTAGCATCTATCGTTTACGTCGTTTGCAGAATGATCTCGGAAGTCGTGTTTGGACATCCGTGATACAACCGAATGAACTTGGTAAAGCACTGAAGAATGCTGATGTTGCCATTGGTGCCGTTCGCTCCGAAGATGGCCGCACACCCATGGTGGTTTCCGAGGAGATGGTGAAGGAGATGAAAAGCGGGTCGGTGATCGTGGATATCAGCATTGATCGCGGTGGTTGCTTTGAGACCAGTGAGGTCACCACACATACCGATCCTGTGTACAAGCGATATGGAGTGTTGCATTATTGCGTACCGAACATCGCAAGTCGCGTACCCCGAACGGCCAGCACAGCCCTCAGTAATATTTTCGGCCCCATGCTTCTGCATATGGGAGACGTAGGTGGTTTCGAGGAACTGATCAAACGCGATCTTGGTCTTCGCCATGGCGTCTACCTGTACAATGGTCATGTTACCAGCGCTATATTGGGTGAAGCATTCAAGCTTCCTTTCAAGGACTTGGATATTTTGCTTGCAGCATTCTAA
- a CDS encoding DNA-binding protein: protein MNITFNELRKIKDTLPDGSIHRIAKELELNVETVWNYFGGYSYANGRPMGVHVEEGPDGGVIALDDTRILDIAHRILNEKPVHA from the coding sequence ATGAACATCACTTTCAATGAGTTGCGCAAGATCAAGGATACTTTACCTGATGGAAGCATCCATCGCATTGCGAAGGAACTTGAGCTTAACGTAGAGACCGTTTGGAACTATTTCGGTGGATACAGTTACGCCAATGGAAGACCAATGGGTGTGCATGTTGAAGAAGGACCAGACGGAGGTGTGATCGCTTTGGACGATACGCGGATCCTGGATATTGCGCATAGGATCTTGAACGAAAAGCCCGTTCACGCCTGA
- the aroB gene encoding 3-dehydroquinate synthase, translating into MNSTELRVAKVAMGRIKKAVIEIDAGGHPVFAGHDALHFLEKMLKMLAPKQCFVLGDEHTISQCLPEVQAHVPSLQKAELISVNSGEPSKCLPVCQDIWEHLAELKADRSAVLLNLGGGVVSDLGGFIASTYKRGIRSINLPTSLMGMVDAAIGGKTGIDLRGAKNMVGTFHDPLAVFIYPPFLRTLNKRELLNGLAEMLKHGLIEDANHWKAITKAPLHDLDALAPLIYRSAAIKAEVVKRDPLEAGYRKVLNFGHTIGHGIEAYSWESQHRALLHGEAVAIGMITESWISSRVGGLDREDHDRIASFLIELYKPYLIDGAADHRVVELMRNDKKSKGGEFRFTLIDRIGSAVTDVPVTAKMAREALEHYRLLVRDRR; encoded by the coding sequence ATGAACTCTACCGAATTGAGGGTAGCAAAAGTAGCAATGGGCAGGATCAAGAAAGCGGTCATAGAGATCGACGCTGGTGGACACCCCGTGTTCGCAGGTCATGACGCACTGCATTTCTTGGAAAAGATGCTTAAAATGCTTGCGCCAAAGCAATGCTTTGTGCTTGGCGACGAACATACCATCAGCCAGTGTCTTCCTGAGGTTCAGGCCCATGTTCCATCCCTTCAGAAAGCGGAACTGATCTCGGTCAATAGTGGAGAACCATCCAAATGTTTGCCCGTCTGCCAAGATATTTGGGAACACCTTGCTGAATTAAAGGCTGACCGGAGTGCTGTGCTCTTGAATCTGGGTGGCGGCGTCGTATCCGATCTTGGTGGTTTCATTGCTTCAACCTACAAGCGAGGCATACGTTCTATCAATTTGCCGACTTCGCTCATGGGCATGGTCGATGCGGCGATAGGCGGTAAGACCGGGATCGACCTGAGAGGGGCAAAGAACATGGTCGGAACATTCCATGATCCGCTTGCGGTCTTCATCTACCCTCCGTTCCTGCGTACATTGAATAAACGCGAGTTGTTGAACGGGCTTGCGGAAATGTTGAAACACGGTCTGATCGAGGATGCGAACCATTGGAAAGCGATCACAAAAGCACCGTTGCATGATCTGGATGCGTTGGCACCATTGATCTATCGCTCAGCAGCCATTAAGGCCGAAGTGGTGAAACGCGACCCCCTTGAGGCCGGCTATCGGAAGGTGCTCAATTTCGGCCACACCATCGGGCACGGCATTGAAGCGTATTCCTGGGAAAGCCAGCACCGCGCACTTTTGCATGGTGAAGCCGTTGCGATCGGGATGATCACGGAGTCATGGATCAGTAGTAGGGTCGGTGGCCTTGATCGCGAGGATCATGATCGAATTGCCTCTTTCCTGATCGAACTGTACAAACCATATTTGATCGATGGTGCTGCGGATCATCGCGTGGTGGAACTGATGCGGAATGATAAAAAGAGCAAGGGTGGTGAATTCCGATTCACACTGATCGATCGTATCGGTAGTGCGGTCACCGATGTTCCTGTAACCGCAAAAATGGCACGTGAAGCATTGGAGCATTATCGCTTGCTTGTGCGTGACCGCCGATGA
- a CDS encoding formate--tetrahydrofolate ligase: MAFPSDLEIAQKAQMKHINTIAQSLGVDPEVIEQYGRYKAKLPLNLIDEAKIKKSKLVLVTALSPTPAGEGKTTTTIGLVEGLNKVGKKAMAVLREPSLGPVFGMKGGAAGGGYAQVVPMEDINLHFTGDFGAIEKANNLLSALIDNNIQSKKRNLGIDPRTIAWKRVIDMNDRALRDIVIGLGGTGNGIPREDGFNITAASEVMAIVCLATGIEDLKVRLGNIFVGNSNAEGKKYVYARDLKAEGAMALLLKDAIKPNLVQTLEGNPAIIHGGPFANIAQGVNSVLATKMGLSLSDYVVTEAGFGADLGAEKFFDIKCRAAGLEPNAVVIVATVRALRFHGGSDIKEVNNAAPDRVKTGLANLGRHIENMEKFGVKAVVAINHFPTDTADEIELIKAYCSARGTEAVVAKGFAEGGEGMKDLAKAVIQVAEAGGSKFKLLYDLALTIEEKIAVVAKEIYRADAVNYSEAARTALRRIANLGLEGLPVCIAKTQYSFSDDPKLLAAPTGFEITVNDIEIAAGAGFVVPVLGKMMRMPGLPEVPASEHMDIDENGVVTGLS; encoded by the coding sequence ATGGCATTCCCTTCAGACCTTGAGATCGCGCAAAAAGCGCAGATGAAACACATAAACACTATTGCGCAGTCATTGGGTGTGGACCCTGAGGTGATCGAGCAATACGGCAGGTACAAGGCCAAGCTTCCATTGAACTTGATCGATGAGGCCAAGATCAAAAAAAGTAAGCTTGTCCTGGTTACCGCGTTGTCGCCTACGCCTGCCGGTGAGGGCAAGACCACCACGACCATCGGCCTGGTCGAAGGGTTGAATAAAGTGGGTAAGAAAGCGATGGCCGTACTGCGTGAACCATCACTCGGTCCGGTATTCGGGATGAAGGGTGGCGCTGCCGGCGGCGGTTATGCGCAAGTGGTGCCGATGGAAGATATCAACTTGCATTTCACGGGTGATTTCGGGGCGATCGAAAAGGCCAACAACTTGTTGAGCGCGTTGATCGATAACAACATCCAGAGCAAAAAACGAAATCTTGGGATCGATCCACGGACCATTGCTTGGAAACGGGTGATCGACATGAACGACCGCGCACTGCGGGATATCGTGATCGGACTTGGAGGTACCGGGAACGGTATTCCACGGGAAGATGGGTTCAACATTACAGCAGCCAGTGAGGTGATGGCGATCGTGTGTTTGGCTACGGGCATCGAGGATCTGAAAGTTCGGTTGGGTAACATCTTCGTTGGGAATAGCAACGCGGAAGGAAAAAAATATGTGTATGCACGCGATCTGAAAGCAGAAGGAGCGATGGCGCTTTTGTTGAAGGATGCGATCAAACCGAACCTGGTGCAGACCTTGGAAGGGAACCCTGCGATCATCCACGGTGGTCCGTTCGCGAACATTGCTCAAGGAGTGAACAGCGTGTTGGCAACGAAAATGGGTCTCAGCCTATCGGATTATGTGGTTACTGAAGCCGGTTTCGGCGCTGACCTCGGGGCTGAGAAATTCTTCGATATCAAATGCCGTGCAGCTGGTCTGGAACCCAATGCCGTGGTGATCGTGGCGACTGTCCGTGCGCTGCGTTTCCATGGTGGTTCGGATATCAAGGAAGTGAACAATGCTGCGCCCGATCGTGTAAAGACAGGTCTTGCCAATTTGGGTAGACACATTGAGAATATGGAGAAATTCGGTGTGAAGGCCGTGGTGGCCATCAACCATTTTCCAACGGATACGGCAGATGAGATCGAACTGATCAAAGCGTATTGCAGTGCACGCGGCACCGAAGCGGTCGTAGCGAAAGGCTTCGCTGAAGGCGGCGAAGGCATGAAGGATCTGGCAAAAGCGGTCATCCAAGTTGCGGAAGCTGGTGGTTCCAAATTCAAATTGCTTTATGACCTGGCGCTTACCATCGAGGAGAAGATCGCGGTGGTTGCGAAGGAGATCTACCGCGCCGATGCAGTGAACTACAGCGAGGCAGCGCGGACGGCCCTCCGGCGGATCGCGAACCTCGGTCTGGAAGGTCTGCCGGTATGCATCGCCAAAACACAATACAGTTTCAGCGACGACCCTAAACTTCTTGCAGCACCTACTGGATTCGAGATCACCGTGAATGATATCGAGATCGCCGCTGGAGCTGGTTTCGTGGTACCTGTCCTCGGAAAGATGATGCGTATGCCGGGCTTGCCGGAAGTGCCTGCAAGCGAACACATGGACATCGACGAGAACGGCGTGGTTACCGGGTTGTCGTGA